The genome window accccagaagtatcgccgccagctgctgtgccgggcccatgacattcccctctcagggcaccagggaacctggcgtacccagcagaggctgctacggagcttttactggcctggggtctttgttactgtccgacagtactgcggatcctgtgacccctgtcagagggggaggaaggcctgggacaaggggaaaagagctttaggacccttgcccagcataaaggatcctttccagagggtggccaaggttaaaagggcggctctaaaccaagagagcccaaagcacagacctccagactggagcgctgggagaagaccacagcccagttggaaccccagaggtatgggggtgggaaaagggcacaggccgcataaaccttcccacatgcgaactgcgagtgccatcaagcacccccgacctaagggggggcgtggaacagaaggggcctggtgtaattctcaccaaggaactggagggatgcgggggcatccatgggaacgggggtaggttcgaacttccccgggtcactggctaaagtgaccctgctcagttcggtctcgaaggggggagagatgtgacgaactgggactgttcttgctggggtgtgtgaatgctgacaggggagtgtgactaggatggtctgcatcgggggatgggagccggcccaagggaacatacctgagcttgtaacatgagaacccaggagggggttggaggtcagatgactccggggcccgggaaactgaacaaaggctgtgggaggggtcgctgaaggcagagtgctggaagcaggctggaaggaggctggagagatggctgggaggcagagatggctctgaccccccaaggggggtgggctggcatgccctgggaccccaagctggacctaactgaggggggccctgttgtctgtgcctgcaagacctgtcttggactgtgttcctgtcatccaaataaaccttctgctttactggctggctgagagtcatggtgaatcgcaggaagccgggggtgcagggccctgagttccccaatactccgtgacagggggCTCCTCCTCGCTgccctggtccctgccagcacGGAGCTGCCCGTGGTGTCACAGCTCCCTCTGGCCAGCCAAGCACCCCACCTGCACTCCTCCTGCTTCAGCAAGCCACTgtctctgggctgggctgcactgcACTGCAGCGCCTTTTGTACTGGCCTGCAACCCTCGGATTGGCCAGGCCCTCCTAGCCGCCCCCTGATTGGTGGCTTCCTGCAGAGTCTCTCTAGGCTGGGGAGGACTtagctccactgctcctttcctgggacggATGTGGCAGGagcctgaggcctccagcagggagctCCTGGGCCTGGTCCCCCCTGTCACACCCCAACACTCACCCCTCGCAGCCAGCGCCCGGGAGGTGACGTTATTAATatgaactgggaccgtatagatcattgttgcaaccaaggttctGTAATGGCACCAAATATTGTACAAAAGAGGTTAAGTAAGGTGTCTAAAACAAGGTTATGGGTTACTGGTtaggattatgctgtctatatgtgtgtaccaaatttgtagttgaagttatgaatattggctctagactgtctgtatttcaaacttctgctgtgcttctgggtgacaccccagacaatttggtgtcagctctgcctagcctgctggaTGGCCCATTAAAGACCATCAGCaacacaactgacccattgagagaagggagATACaccctgtgactcagcaaggcagggaCAGGCCTAGGGACAGAACTGTAAGGTTTTTtcatgccatgtgctgggcagcttgtgtttgggacaaaggaagcagaggccacatggcaaaaggactgtaaaaggcagctgcatctcctccattttgtcttcaatcctgcgtCTTtcctctacaaactgaagctctgaacaaaggactgaatgacccatcccagctggggatgttccagagacttgatttgaacctgcagtttattccatcgctgctacaagcctgaaccaagaactttgccatcactgtatggaattgattccatttaaccaattctagttCTCATCtagatctttttccttttatgaataaacctttagattttagattctaaaggattggcaacagcgtgagttgtgggtaagatctgactggtatattgacctgggtctggggcttggtcctttgggatcaggagaaccttttttcttttactggggtattggttttcataaccatttgtccccataacgagtggcactggtggtgatactgggaaactggagtgtctgagggaattgcttgtgtgactggtgggtagccagtggggtgagaccgaagtcctctgtgtctggctggtttggtgcaaaggaccccagcctggggctgtgactgccctgctctgagcaatttgtcctgaattgatgcTCTCAGTTGGGTGCTGCCAGCGGCCACTTTGTtaaggggggggggttccccaccTCTTGGGGGCCTGGCCCACTGATGGGGCCGCCCAGAGCCTGTCCCCACACTGGGGCCGTGGCCCCGCTCCTGCGGGGTCCGTGACATACCCCTTTCTTGGCTGCTGTAgtgtggggcctttaaatccccccaCAGTCCATTAGCAGGGACCCCAGCTTGGGGCAGCCACGTGCTCTGGGGACCTGCCGATTATCTGGGGGCTTGGAGAGACTGAATATTCCTGGTTGATTTCACCAGTCACACAGTGAGGGGAAACCCCCGCGTACTGCGAGGGGGCGGCAGAGATGCTGCCGAGACCGCACTCGAGCCGACTTTAAGGACAGGCCCTCGGGGTGTTTTAAAGCTTTAACTGTGTGAACAGCGACAGCGCCCGCCGTTAAGTAGTTACTGTCCGACCCCCCCTTGCCCgcctgcccccattccccacaactgtgaaaaccTAAATCGAAAGTAAAAAAATGCTTAGAAATAACCCCGGCCATTATCCCTGGCCCGTATAACGGGAACACCCCGTTCTGCCCAGCCGGGCTCCGCTCGGAGCAGGCCCGGCCCTTCCTCCGGGCCGGGTACAGAGCGAGAGATGCTGGGGAGGGGCGTTAGGGAACCAGGGACGGCCCCTCCCTACCCAGCTTCCAAGGAGGGAAGAAACCCAGGGGTGGCTGTgcccaggggctttccccacaGCCTTGTCTGGGAGCCAAGAAGGCAAATCCTCGGGGACCCTAGAaatgggagggggttgggggagcccGGCAGGCCCTGCTGAACTGCTTCCCAAGCCGGGACAAGCCGGCCCCCCGGGGCCTGCCAGGAGATGCTCAGCTCAGGTGTGGGGAGCCACGTGGTGGCCGCTCCCAATCCACCTCTGCGAGTGTGGGGCCCTTGGCTGCCCGGGCTGGAGGGGGCGAGTCGCAGGGTTgccccaggagagggctggcccGGGGGTGCCCCAGGCGAGTCCGGCTCCGCAAGCAGCACTCAGAGGCGGGGTCGTGCTCTGTTGTTTATTTCAGCAGCCTGGGGGAGTCGTACACGCTGCGaggcgggggccggggggggtgcggtgcccccagccccttggcctctgtccatctctctctgcctctctctccctctcctgcttCCTTCACTTACACGGATCCTCTCTAGGCTCCCGCAGGTCCCACCACGCCCTGATCCCTGCCCACGGGGAGCCTCCTGCAGACTCCCCCAGCCTGTGCCTGGCACACTCCTGGGGGGGCTGGTCCCCCCATCCTCGCCATCCCACGGAGCCTGCAGCAGCCCCAGTTCCCCAGGCGATGGGCACTACTGAGAGCTCCATGGCTTTGGTCCAGGCTGGGGGACGATGGGGGCTGGCCAGTCTCCGTCTCCCCTCCCAAGCTGAGCAGGGCCGGGCACCGCTGCGGTCTGCCCAGGAGAACCGCCAGCCCCTGCCAGGCCCTGGGGGTGCGGGGAAGGTGCGCGTGAGTATAGGGGGCACGGGGGTGGGATGCAGAATCTGCTGCTGGAAGCCTGCAAtggcccccccttcccccacccctgagccacagccctgtgcccccctgctccccacacccagccccactcctgaCTCCGGGGGCCCCGGGCAAGCTCCCAACCCAGCACttcagaagcaggagagagacaggggtgtggggggagacgGGCGTGGGAAGTTATGCCCTGGGGACAATGGAggatgggctggggcaggagggggcgggacGGGGGCATCGGCGGGGACGGACGGTGCCAATCGTCTCTCCGCAGCCGCTGGGCCGGCGCCGTCTACAGCACCTCGTGCTTCTGCTCCGTGGCCTCGCTCACCACCTGCTCGGGAGAGAGCCCTGGTGAGACGGGAGCCCCAGGGACTGGCATCGGGCTGCCCTGGGGGCTGGCGCAAGGGGCAAACGCCACCCTCCCTTCCGGCCGGGTCGCCCTGGATCTCCGTCCTGCACAGAGACTGGGGACAGCCTGCGCCAGCCGGCCGCGCTGCCTGCCCACGCCGGGCCCGGGCACATGGGTGGCAGGAGCCTGGATCCCGGCCGAGGAGTCTGGTTAGGCACAGGCTGCAGTGCAGTGCCATGGGGGGGCAGCACCGAAACCCCCACTGGAGCCAGGAGCGACCCGGCTTGGGCCAGGACAGATCCgagccccccacccagagcccagagAGCCCCCCCTCCTTAGGCGACCTGTGGGGCGTTGGGGCTTCTCGCCCACCCCACAGCCATAGAGTCGGGTGAGCCTCTGCCCGTGTGCACGGCCCCTTCCCTAGCCAGCCGCCCGCCCCTGCTTACCTCCCCGTCACGCGTCTCTATGGTCTTGATCATCACGGTCTTCTTGGTGTGAACCTCTGAGCCGCGCTGCTCTGGGCTGGTCTCTGCAGGTGGGAGGAGAgtcagcctggggcaggggggtgagtggccaggggtgggggcagggctgggtcctgGGGGGTATGGGGTATGGGcgtggggctgggccctgggacGCACgggtgtgacgttatgagtgtaatataatatttcattggaaggtgacagggccagaaagagttaattaactcccagactgacctgagccatgggtgaaccttaaggactggttaggaagatctataaatgaacagagcttggaaatgcagccggcattgttagagatagaaggggaGATGtgtgctcagggcttgtgatgtcagcaaacaagtcttgtctattgctacagcttggattcaaagatcaaaaaaggaatagtaacatttatgatgatacttgagggaaatagtattattgtctctttgaaggttgtggtacctgtatctgaactgtttcaTGGATagattaccctgtgctaattgccaggatgtttggaaggagaattaagcctattgttttctcaggccgaaaggctgctggaaatgtataaaaaccctgggacacgatcctgcttcatctcagatctgctttgggtttcaagagggggaaaccttaagccacaaggattgagatccccagtcattgactggagctGCTCTGAacatggacattggactataacctctggactatttctaaaaggacttttggcaactacaggcTCACCTCGGCTATGtacctgaacctcaagaattgaattcaagtctgtctgtagattgatcttttaaccagcactctctctcttttcttttctaataaatgttagtttagttaataagaattggctatagcgtgtattttgggtaagatctaagttataataggacctgggtatgtggctgatcctttggggttggaagaaccttttcttttatatgatgagatcagattttcagtaatcatcatcatatctgacaggtgtgtctggagggaggcctgaggctgggcatgttaagggaactgcgttgtttggactctgagtaaccagtgaggtgctacagaagctgttctgtgctggttggtaaatctaagtattggaagatccaccagcgtttggggtttgtctgccccgttctgtttgcagttcactctgattgagtgacctcagctggctcccacgggcagcaccgtcacaacgGGGTGAGGGGCTAGGGGCAGGGTTGGGCCATGGGGGGTATCAGGtgaggggctgtgggggctgggccatgggggtatgaggtgaggggtgggggcaggacctgggccatgggagggacagggtggggggctgggccatgGGGGGGATGGGGCGATGGGCTGGCCACGGCGGGTAAGAGGGCAAGGCACAAGGCGATGGACTGGGGGCAGGCGGGGACTCCAGCACTGGCTGGCCTGGGTAAAGCAGCAGGCcggcgggctgggccaggccagggctggcCGGGAGCATAGACAGCAGCCATGGGGCCCTCCCggctggggcagcccagctgCCTCCTGTAGCCCGCCCCACTTGCCCCATGGCTTACGCCAGGCTTGCCCCAccgcagggggctcagggcgccccccatgctgccctgccctgcactcaccccgGAAGTTGAGCGCTGAGAAGGTCTGGATGGGGAGACTGATCCTGCAGCACACGGAGAAGGAAAAGGGGTTAGTGCCGCGGCCACGGCTGAGAGAGGTCCCCTGGGCCCCACAGACACcggggtgggctggctgggggccccCCGTCCTGGGGCTCCCCGGGGTGGGCTGACCAGGAGCACCCGCCGGGAGCTCCCCGCCCTGGGCCAGGGGGCGTTGCTCCCCCAGTAGCCGACGCCCGGGgcggcaggggcaggggccgggctgggcagaCGCCCGCTCACCGGCTCTCCTCGCCCTCCAGCAGCTTGCGGTAGGTGGCGATCTCCACGTCCAGCGCCATCTTGACGTTGAGCAGGTCCTGGTACTCGCGCAGGTGCCGCGCCATCTCATCCTTCAGGTGCCGGATCTCCTCCTCCAGCCGCGCGATGGTGTCCTGGTAGCCGCTCGCCTCCCCGGCAAAGCGCTCCTCCAGCTCCCGCATCTGCCGCATCAGGGAGTCGTTCTGCAGGGACAGCCCGTGTCAGAGCCGGCACCGCCAGGGGGGACAGTGGGAATTTTACATCATCATCGTACGAAGCCtgcgtgtgcctcagtttcccctctgtgctGCGGTGTCAcctgggcagggggaagggaccGCTTGCACTGGGGGCAGGGTAAGACACAGCTGTGCATGGCGCCTGGCTGTCTGGGGCTAAGTGGGTCACTGAAAAGGGACTGGCTGAGGCCAACCCCATATCAGTGGAGAATCCATGGGGACAACGGCAAAGCCAGTGACCCGGCCCCGGACACCAGGCAGCCAATGACCGTGGCTGTTCCCCCCTCTGCAGGACACCAAGCTGAGAGCAAAGGGAGCAGTCAGGCACCCCCGGGGGTCCAACAGAGGAGATCCGACGGAGGAAGGTGGAACCGAGGGGTCCCTGCAATGTGGCTGGGCTCCGGGCCCCCAGCATGGCCGATGCTTTAACCTCCATTCTCCAGGCTCCCCAAGCGCTCCCTGAGCTGGTCCAGGTGACTAATAACCCGCCTGTCGGCCCGCGCTGGCTGTGTGTCCCTGCAGACGCTGCCCCCCAAGATGGTACAAGTCTCCATTGGGGTCTGTCTCAGGGGGAGTCGCTGCCCGGAGCtcatggggggagcaggggggctgcaggcccagGGGTCCAGCCCCAGGAGGTGATGAAGCCGTGTGGCTTCCCCTATAGGAGGTGTGAGACCCCCCCGGGGGCCTGGCCCACTGACGGGgcctcccagagcctgtcccCACGCTGGGGCCGTGGCCCCGATCCTGGGGGTCCGTgatggggcagagccaggggcaaGGAGACAGGCTGTGGGGGGGTAGCTCCTAGGGATGGGGCTGTGTATGGGGGGTCACCACACAGGGACatggttgggggggggtgttatcTATTCATTTTGAATCCTGTGGGAGCTGGTGGGAGCTGGTGCAGCTGAAGGGGTTGGTGGATGTgttgaagtgggaatgttcttaatgttttctctgaatagtgTGTTGTGATGGAGCGGGgagcggagcagggagcgggcggattgacctgggaatgctgcaggggagttacattggggaTTGGGGGCTGCCCTTGCAGGGAGatccctgagctgtaacctgagccaggaggggggtgggagaagtgacaccttctgcccgggagacgggacaaaggagaggaggagctggggtggggggagagaggagctgctggaggggtTTTTAGTTCCAGTTTTGTGCTGGGTGGTGGAACGCAGGGAATCCCgaggctggggtctaagctccctggcCCCCcggaaggacttgattgaggggtcctggttgtacctacggGCTCTGTTTTAGCCTGCGTTCCTACTGTCCAATCAACCTCCCGTTTTACCGGccggctgagagtcacggtgaatcccagaaagtggggggtgcaggccctgactcccccaaactCCGTGACatgtgcgtgcctcagtttcccctgtgtgctACTCCAGTATCTAGGCGGTGGGACAGGGGGTGTGATCATTGCAGAGACCCCTGGACTAACACCCTGTATCCTGGCAACTGACGgccgggcccctcccctgccagagcccccccggggggggggagggggctggatacCAGAACCCAGGGGCCCTGTTTGCCCGGGAAGGAGACAAAGGCCGCAGGGGGGCAGCCGGGGCTGACTGAGGCTGGAAGCTGCTGTCTCCTGGTTTGGGACTCAGGCGGGGACGACACGCTGGGCCCTGGATCCCCCCAAGCTGGACTTTGCTGCCGGTCCCTGATTTCTGTGCTCACAAGCTCTGTCCTACGCTGGGCTCCCGACTAAGAACCCATCTGTGTCCCACGCTGGCTGGGAGTCACGGCGGGGTGCGGGGCGGGGCCCTTTGGGGAGTGGGAGGCTCCCCAGGGGTCCCATCCAGGGGGACTCGCTGCGGGGAGCTCCCGGGGTGAGCAGGGGGCCGAACGCTCCGAGGTCGGACCTAGGAGGGGCTGAAGCCGGGCAGGGTCCTTGCCCTGGTGAGGGGCCCTGAGGGGAGACGCTGCCCCCgagtcctggctggcttcacTCAGCGCGGTGCCCGAGCCCCAGCCCGCGACTCCGGGACAGTACAAGGCTGATGGGACTGGCACAGGGCTAGTTTGGGGGGGTCGGACCCAGGTAGGGGGGGCGGATCGCTGGCTCTCTGCCAGTGGGGGCTGGAGGCCGGGCACCCTTGGCTGCTCCACAGAGCCCGGATTCCCAAGCGGCGTCTCCGGCCACTCCCGCCCAGGACCGTGCCCGCACTGTCTCGCTGTTGGCCCCCGGGTGGCGCCAGGGCTGCCAGGGACCTGCAGCGACGGAGGGCCCGGAGCAGGGAAGGCGAGTGGGTTCTGCGGGGGGCTCGCCCCCATGGCCCAGCAGGGACAGGCCTTTCCCCTACCCTTCACGTCTCTGGGGGCCGTTTGCCTGGACAGCAGGttcacagccagctcctgccagcctgcccggccctgcccggccctccccgcTGCTCACCGTGCCCTTGAGGGCGTCGATCTCGCAGGTGTAGGACTGGATCTGGTGCCGATACTCCATCATCTCCTGCTTAGCCTGGCGCAGGGCATCGTTGTTCTTGTTGGCAGCCTGGGTCAGATCGGACACCTGCGGGGAGGGGCCCGGAGAGGGCAGCTGAGCCGGCAGCAGTCACCGCCCCAGGCCCAGCGcagcccccagtcacccccaGCCTAGCGCAGCCCCCCTGTTACCCCCAGCCCAGcacagccccccagtcacccccagcccagcacagCCCCCCAGTCACCGCCCCAGGCCCAGTGcagcccccagtcacccccaGCCTAGCGCAGCCCCCCtgtcacccccagcccagcacagCCCCCCAGTCACCACCCCAGGTCTAGCGCAGCCACCCAGTCACCTCCTGCCAGGCCCAGCGCAGCCTCCCAGTcactccccagcccagcaccgaCTCCCAGTTACCCCCCAGCCCAGCgcagccccccagccaccccccagcccagcaccaaccgcccccccaccccccatggcgCCAGCAcagcccccagcgccgcccggccTGACCTTGGACTTGTACCACTCCTCGGCCTCCGAGATGTTCTGGGCGGCGATGGTCTCGTACTGGGCGCGGATGTCGCGCAGGGCGGCCGTCAGGTCTGGCTTGGACACGTCCATCTCCACCTGGACGTGCTGCTCCTGGAGCTGCGCCTGCAGGTCCCGGATTTCCTGGAGCCGGGGGGCAGCGTCAGAGCAgtgaccccagcccagcccagccccacggcCCCTCACGCCCCGGCACTGGGTCAGCAGCGAGCACAGGCCACAGCCAGCCCTGACTTGGGGACCATCCCCACCGGGCAGGGCCCCAGGACACAAACCTGGGGGGTGGAGGCCCAGGGCAGTAAcctgaggggtgggggcagggccgcagggcagTAACTGGGGGGGACGACATGGCCCTGGGGCAGTAATcgggggccggggccccggggcAGTAACggggggggatgggcagggcccggggcagtaacggggggcggggcaggcccCGGGGCAGTAACTGGGGGGATGAGCAGGGCCCCGGGCCAGTAACTGGGGGGATGAGCAGGCCCCGGGGCAGTaacggggggcggggcagggcccggggcagtaacggggggtggggcttcgggccaGTAACGGGGGGATGGGCAGGCCCCGGGGCAGTAATCAGGGGGCGGGGCCCTGGGGCAGtaatggggggcggggcaggcccCGGTGCAGTAACTGGGGGGATGAGCAGGGCCCCGGGTCAGTAACGGGGGGCGGTGCTTCGGGCCAGTAACTGGGGGGATGGGCAGGCCCCGGGGCAGTAATCAGGGGGTGGGACCCTGGGGCAGTAACTGGGGGGATGAGCAGGGCCCCGGGGCAGTAACAGGGGGCGGTAAGGGCTCTCCGTGGACCTACCTCCTCGTGCACCTTCTTGAGGAAGGCGATCTCCTCCTGCAGGGCCTCGATGCGTCGCTCCAGGTCGATACGTGACAGCGTGGCCGCGTCCACGTCCTGCCGGCCGAGAGGGAGCCGGGCTCAGAGCGGGGAGCCGCAGGGCCCTGCCCAGGTGGGGGGGCCGCAGAGGTGCTGAGTGACACCAGTGGCACCGCACAGGGCGGGCGACAccgtgcccgggggggggggacctggcaTGGGGCCACGGGGGGCGCCTGGCTGCCATGGTCACCTGCCGGGTGTGTGGGGTGTGGGCAGAGCTCTGCCCCACACGCTAACCCTGCAGCCACGCTGCTCTGTGCCCACGGGGCCCCCCCGCTGGCGCTGGGCTTGCGGGCGGGGCAGGAGCCCCACCTGCCGCCAGTGGGAACAGCTGAACCCTGGGTGCTGGGTGCTGGGTGCCCAGGCCGGCCCAGCCAGCTGTGGGGGCGTTGGAGACACAGGGCGAGGGAGGGTCTCTGGCCTGGGGCTCtcggctggggagggggtagggAGCCCGATTCTCTGGTCCGCGCTCACCCCCCCGGGGGGgtccccagccctccccctccccatggagACGCTGGCACTTACTGCTCGGAAGGCAGCCAGGTTATTCTCCGCTTCCTCCTTCAGGTGGATCTCCTCCTGcagcctgggggcagagagggggcatcaggcggggggctgcggggcaggCAGGGCGAGCCGGGGCAGGACCGTCcatggggcaggtggaggggcagcCCAAGGCTGGAGGGATGAAGCAGGGCCAGGCAGGCTGCCACGGGAGGGGGCTCCCTGCCCCGCGTGGGGCCTGGGCCGGCACAGCCCCCAGGCGCTGGAGGGCCCCTTGTTCCGCATTCCCGGCGCTGGCTGGGGGCCAGCGGCCTGGCCTCCCATTCCCTATTATAGTCAAAACCAGAGCCCAGCACAAAGGCTGAGGTCACCCAGCGACGCACGCCTGCCCCTTCCTTATAGGGGAGCCGGCCGAGGGGCTGGGGCCGAGCACAGCacggtgggggggctgggggatccGCAGGGGTAGGATGCAGAGTTGGGGCTGCAAtaccaggggcagggagaagagattcagggacagagggctccgatatggggggaggggggcacctgGGGCTCAGGGACCCCAGATGTGATacggggggtggagggtgcaggtggtgggggtcCCTGGGCAGTGAGttggggggcacacagggctcAGGGACCCCGGACGCGATacggggggtggagggtgcaggtggtgggggtcCCTGGGCAGTGAGTTGGGGGGCACACGGGGCTCAGGGACCCCAGACGCGATacggggggtggagggtgcaggtggtgggggtcCCTGGGCAGTGAGTTGGGGGGCAGACGGGGCTCAGGGACCCGGATGCGATacggggggtggagggtgcaggtggtggggggtccCTGGGCAGTGAGTTGGGGGGCACACGGGGCTCAGGGACCCCAGACGCGATacggggggtggagggtgcaggtggtgggggtcCCTGGGCAGTGAGTTGGGGGGCAGACGGGGCTCAGGGACCCGGATGCGATacggggggtggagggtgcaggtggtggggggtccCTGGGCAGTGAGTTGGGGGGCACACGGGGCTCAGGGACCCTGGATGCGATacggggggtggagggtgcaggtggtgggggtcCCAGAGAGGCTGCGGCTCGGGCTCCCGGTGCAGGTTTCCGATTCATGGTGGCCACAGCAgagccactgggtgggggggggggcgctgacgCCAGCTGTTCCGGCCTGCGGGAGATGGGGGGGCGCTGACACCAGCTCTTCCGGCCTGCGTTCGGTTCAGTGACATTCAGCCCTGGCGGTGCCCAGAGACaagcgccccccagccccgcagcGCGGCGCATGGCCGGCCCTTGCctggcagtgcctggagcactaGGGCAGGGGAGCTGGTCACCAGGGCTTTGGGTCTCTGCTCCGCTTCCTTTGGGAGGAGCTGCCGCCGGCCCCTCAAGGGGACGGGGAGGAGGCTGCCTGCACggccccccaggccctgctctcacagtccctgcagccccatgGTGACAGCCCTCAGGGACTCCCAGCGGCGGACGAGACCGGGGGTCTTGGCACACCAAGGCTGAGCGGGCGAGGGTGGTACAGACCCGTCGCTGGGTTGAACACGGATCTTCCAGCCACGTGGGAGGGGTTCCCCCACCTGCCCTGTGTTGCTCTGCCAAGCCTAGACATTGCTGTGGTGCCCCCCGGGCATGGGCCTGACCCTGAGGGCCCTGTCTGTGGGGTGGGCCCCAGACAGTGACACAGG of Chrysemys picta bellii isolate R12L10 chromosome 11, ASM1138683v2, whole genome shotgun sequence contains these proteins:
- the DES gene encoding desmin, producing MSQSYSSSQQRVSSYRRTFGGGSPAYSRSSVGSKGLASSVSSRVYQVSRGPAVPSLSSMRVTRVAPLRSYQGGGELLDFSLADALNQEFLQTRTNEKVELQELNDRFASYIEKVRYLEQQNALLVTEVNRLKGKEPTHVAHLYEEELRSLRLQVDTLTSQRARADVERDNLLDDLQKLKQRLQEEIHLKEEAENNLAAFRADVDAATLSRIDLERRIEALQEEIAFLKKVHEEEIRDLQAQLQEQHVQVEMDVSKPDLTAALRDIRAQYETIAAQNISEAEEWYKSKVSDLTQAANKNNDALRQAKQEMMEYRHQIQSYTCEIDALKGTNDSLMRQMRELEERFAGEASGYQDTIARLEEEIRHLKDEMARHLREYQDLLNVKMALDVEIATYRKLLEGEESRISLPIQTFSALNFRETSPEQRGSEVHTKKTVMIKTIETRDGEVVSEATEQKHEVL